In Cicer arietinum chloroplast, complete genome, the DNA window CATCTATATAGATCCTAGATACCTGTCTCTTCATAGATTAACGAAAATGTGCAAAAGCTCTATTTGCTTCCGCCATTCTATGAGTCTCTTCCTTTTTGCGTACGGCATCGCCACTTCCTTTGGCAGCATCCACTAATTCAGAACTTAATTTGAAAGCCATATTTCGACCCGGACGTTTTCGGGCTGCCCCTAATAACCAACGAATAGCAAGTGCTTTTCCTTGTGTGGATCCTATTTCAGTCGGAACTTGATGAGTAGATCCGCTTACGCGTCTTGCTTTTACTGCTATATCGGGAGTTACTCTACGTATTGCTTGACGTAAAACAGATAGTGGATTTGTTTCTGTCTTTTGTTGAATCCTTTTCATAGCTCGATAGATAATTTGATAAGCCAATGATTTTTTTCCGTGTTTCATAATACGGTTAACCAACATGTTAACTAATCGATTACGATAAATTGGATCGGATTTTGCGGTTTTTTTTTCTGCAGTACCTCGCCGTGACATGAGCGTGAAAGGGTTAATCCATTTTTTTATAACTTATAGGAGCTTAAATAATTTATTTTGGCTTTTTCGCCCCATATTTAGAACGCCCTTGTTGACGATCCTTTACTCCGACAGCATCTAGGGTTCCTCGAACAATGTGATATCTCACACCGGGTAAATCCTTAACCCTTCCCCCTCTTACTAAGACTACAGAATGTTCTTGTAAATTATGGCCAATACCGGGTATATAAGCAGTGATTTCAAATCCAGAGGTTAAGCGTACTCTGGCAACTTTACGTAAGGCAGAGTTTGGTTTTTTAGGGGTAATAGTGGAAAAGTTGACAGATAAGTCATCCTTACTGCCACTCTACAGAACCGTACATGAGATTTTCACCGCATACGGCTCCTCGTTCAATTCTTTCCAAGTCATTGGATCCTTTTTCTCGTTCGAGAATCTCTACCCCGTCCCGAAAAATAACTAGAATCAATTCAGTCACAATTTAATGTTCCAATTGAACACTTTCCTTTTTTATTCTTTTTACCAAACATAGGTAGATCTAAAATTGGATCTCAAATTGACGGGTTAGTGTGAGCTTATCCATGCGGTTATGCACACTTTGAATAGGAATCTATTTTCTGAAAGATCCCGGCTTTCGTGCTTTGGTGGGTCTTCGAGATCCTTTCGATGACCTATGTTGAAAAGATATCTATATGATCCGATCAATTGTGTAAAACGTGCGGTAACAACGGAACCAGAGAGGTTATACAGCAAAGACAGTTCTTTATTCTATATACTATTTTATATTTCTATATTTTCTATTAGTTAGTGATCTCGGTTCAGTGACTCCTTTCTTTCGTGATGAACTGTTGGCACCAGTCCTACATTTTGTCGCTGTGGACCGAGGAGAAAGGTGGCAAGAGGATTGTAACATGACAAAAGCAAGGAGGTCAACCTCTTTCCAATATAGAACACGGGTTCTGGCAATGCAATGCGGTTGGGGACTCTCATATCGATCCGAATGAATCATCCTTTTCATGTCGGTAATTGCCTGCTAGGCAAGAGTATAGCAAGTTACAAATTCTGTCTTGGTAGGAATTGAAGTAGTTAACGGTGGGATTACCATTATCCTTTTTGTGGTGACGAATCTTGTATGTGTTTCTAAAAAACGTTTTTTGAGATAATGTG includes these proteins:
- the rps12 gene encoding ribosomal protein S12; the encoded protein is MPTIKQLIRNARQPIRNVTKSPALRGCPQRRGTCTRVYTITPKKPNSALRKVARVRLTSGFEITAYIPGIGHNLQEHSVVLVRGGRVKDLPGVRYHIVRGTLDAVGVKDRQQGRSKYGAKKPK
- the rps7 gene encoding ribosomal protein S7 encodes the protein MSRRGTAEKKTAKSDPIYRNRLVNMLVNRIMKHGKKSLAYQIIYRAMKRIQQKTETNPLSVLRQAIRRVTPDIAVKARRVSGSTHQVPTEIGSTQGKALAIRWLLGAARKRPGRNMAFKLSSELVDAAKGSGDAVRKKEETHRMAEANRAFAHFR